One [Clostridium] saccharolyticum WM1 DNA segment encodes these proteins:
- a CDS encoding LytR/AlgR family response regulator transcription factor, with the protein MLRIAICDDQPRELEVINEYITEYLDTHILEAEIKEFSHPDKLLTAIETESFHFYILDIVMPMVSGLELGKEIRRFDREAQIIYATTEPQFALQAYAASPINYLIKPIEKQQLFDTLTLAISKTDLAEDQTFAVKTAESLRVMKLSDIICCEYRSHAVIFSLANGEEVSSRTFRENFSEYCASILKDRHFLQCHTSFIINMRRVERFAKDNFTLYGGKIVPIAAKQYPVARDAYMDYLMAKEVCR; encoded by the coding sequence ATGCTGCGTATTGCCATCTGTGACGACCAGCCGAGAGAGTTGGAAGTCATCAACGAATACATAACAGAATACCTTGATACTCATATATTGGAAGCAGAGATTAAAGAATTCTCTCATCCTGATAAATTACTGACCGCGATTGAAACCGAGAGCTTTCATTTCTACATACTGGATATTGTCATGCCCATGGTGAGCGGTTTGGAGTTAGGCAAGGAAATTCGCCGCTTTGACCGTGAGGCGCAAATTATCTATGCCACCACGGAACCGCAGTTTGCTCTACAGGCATATGCGGCAAGCCCTATCAATTATCTGATTAAACCGATTGAAAAACAGCAGCTATTTGATACACTGACCCTCGCCATTTCTAAAACAGACCTTGCGGAGGATCAGACTTTTGCCGTCAAAACAGCAGAGAGCCTGCGGGTAATGAAGCTGTCAGATATCATCTGCTGTGAATACCGCAGCCACGCTGTCATCTTCAGCTTGGCAAACGGCGAAGAAGTATCCAGCCGCACCTTTCGTGAGAATTTTTCAGAATACTGTGCATCTATTTTGAAGGACAGGCACTTTCTGCAATGCCACACCTCCTTTATTATCAATATGCGCCGGGTGGAGCGTTTCGCCAAGGATAACTTCACGTTATACGGCGGCAAGATTGTACCTATTGCGGCAAAGCAATATCCTGTGGCAAGAGATGCCTATATGGACTATCTGATGGCAAAGGAGGTATGCAGATGA
- a CDS encoding sigma factor-like helix-turn-helix DNA-binding protein produces MKNYKDSDYALNKFSEGIVYRFADRIVEITLEDYLAENPGKTAQDFLELKALSDEIYHEQVTHENRTSRLDVSINGLEETEQLAAPPLDLDLIHKNDTQKAKEAARRLLDSGELTEIQRRRFLLHFVEGLSYRQIAGREGVPFTSVHESIEAATAKLQKFFKSLILYL; encoded by the coding sequence TTGAAAAATTATAAAGACAGTGATTATGCCCTAAATAAATTCAGCGAGGGCATTGTTTACCGCTTCGCAGACCGCATTGTAGAAATCACACTGGAGGACTACCTTGCGGAGAACCCCGGCAAGACAGCGCAGGACTTTTTGGAGCTGAAAGCCTTGTCGGATGAAATTTATCATGAGCAAGTCACACATGAAAATCGGACAAGCCGTTTGGATGTGAGCATCAATGGGCTGGAGGAAACAGAGCAGCTTGCCGCACCACCCCTTGATTTGGACTTGATACATAAAAACGATACCCAAAAAGCCAAGGAAGCCGCAAGGCGGCTGCTGGACAGTGGAGAATTGACAGAAATCCAGCGGCGGCGCTTTCTCCTGCATTTCGTGGAGGGCTTATCCTATCGCCAGATTGCCGGTCGTGAAGGGGTACCTTTTACCTCTGTCCATGAAAGCATAGAGGCGGCTACGGCAAAGTTGCAAAAGTTTTTCAAAAGTTTAATTTTATATTTGTGA
- a CDS encoding S-layer homology domain-containing protein: protein MVGDVAPGTVWDNSTALSTYKYVQLVVVPVAPTPNLSVADVTLDAVTVGYDRTTYKSIVITNSGDAQATITNVTTDHPFVFSIHRGQDFVAAGSSINSWDIRAATGLAVGTYTTTITVTYDGGRTATATVSITVNAVGNYTVTFNPNGGTVSETSRSVAPGTAVGALPTPTRSGSYSFDGWYTAASGGTQISASTTVSANVTYYAHWSNTGGGGSGSGGGSSSNDNSSPVIVTPPAPDKPNSPTQGEIKVSGTVDSKGNVTVNISDKTVTDAFEKALADAKKNGNEQNGITVILRVDTSSKTGSNVTVNLPKTVQDTIIAKKIVNTIVVVDNPDIRIGMNLATVQEINKQAKSDVNITATRGDSSKLTGDAKKAIGSRSVFDLKVNYGNGKEVSSFGTGSVSVTIPYTLGANEKAGNVQAVYVDAKGKVHWLTNSVYDSVAQVLRFSTDHFSTYGIGYKQTNTAFTDIAAHWAKEDIEFVVSRGLFSGTSNTTFSPNTAMTRGMFVTALGRLANADVNGYTKSSFTDVKNDAYYMNYIEWASNNNIINGVGNGKFAPDQSITREQMAVIMSNYAKTIGYTLPKVHIENIFTDNAKISTYAKEDVKQMQMAGVISGKNGNLFDPQGTATRAEVSAVLRRFVELVISSSTAQGWSMNDSGKWMYFKDGKPLTGKQDIDGATYTFDQYGVTADVPKNLRYTTYTVQKGDSFWSISRKLGCPMSELERLNNKSRFSLIIPGDVLRVPEK from the coding sequence ATGGTGGGTGACGTAGCCCCGGGTACTGTGTGGGATAACAGCACGGCACTGTCCACCTACAAATATGTTCAGCTTGTGGTTGTTCCGGTCGCACCCACCCCCAATCTTTCCGTTGCCGATGTCACCCTTGACGCCGTAACCGTGGGCTATGATCGGACAACCTACAAGTCCATCGTCATCACCAACAGCGGCGATGCGCAGGCGACCATCACCAATGTGACAACTGACCACCCATTCGTATTTTCGATACACCGCGGTCAAGACTTCGTTGCCGCCGGCAGCAGCATCAACTCGTGGGATATAAGGGCTGCAACGGGTCTTGCAGTGGGCACATATACCACCACCATCACCGTCACTTATGACGGCGGACGCACCGCAACGGCAACAGTTTCCATCACCGTAAACGCAGTGGGCAACTACACTGTCACTTTCAACCCGAACGGCGGCACGGTCAGTGAAACTTCACGCTCGGTTGCACCCGGTACGGCGGTAGGAGCACTCCCGACACCGACACGCTCTGGCAGTTACAGCTTTGACGGCTGGTACACGGCGGCAAGCGGCGGAACTCAGATTTCCGCAAGCACGACAGTCAGTGCCAATGTGACCTACTATGCACATTGGAGTAACACCGGTGGCGGTGGCTCTGGAAGCGGCGGCGGAAGCTCCTCAAACGACAACAGTAGCCCTGTCATCGTCACCCCACCCGCACCGGACAAGCCGAATTCACCCACACAGGGGGAAATCAAGGTTTCCGGCACAGTGGACAGTAAGGGCAATGTCACAGTGAACATTTCTGACAAAACTGTGACCGATGCCTTTGAGAAGGCTCTGGCGGACGCCAAGAAAAACGGCAACGAGCAAAATGGAATCACGGTGATCCTCCGTGTTGATACCAGCAGCAAGACCGGCTCTAATGTTACGGTTAATCTGCCTAAGACGGTACAGGACACCATCATTGCGAAGAAAATCGTCAACACCATTGTGGTGGTGGACAACCCCGACATCCGAATCGGCATGAATTTGGCTACCGTGCAGGAAATTAACAAACAGGCAAAATCGGATGTCAACATCACTGCCACCCGTGGGGACAGTAGCAAGCTGACCGGTGATGCGAAAAAAGCCATCGGTAGCCGCTCGGTATTCGACCTCAAGGTGAACTACGGCAACGGCAAGGAAGTTAGCAGCTTCGGCACAGGCAGCGTATCGGTAACCATCCCATATACCCTCGGCGCAAATGAAAAGGCCGGGAATGTGCAGGCGGTCTATGTGGACGCCAAGGGCAAGGTACACTGGCTCACAAACTCAGTCTATGACAGTGTGGCACAGGTACTGCGTTTCAGCACCGATCATTTTTCCACCTATGGCATCGGCTATAAACAGACTAACACCGCATTTACGGACATTGCGGCTCATTGGGCAAAGGAAGATATTGAGTTTGTGGTGAGCCGTGGATTGTTTAGCGGCACTTCCAACACTACCTTCAGCCCGAACACGGCTATGACAAGAGGAATGTTCGTCACCGCCCTTGGACGGCTGGCAAACGCCGATGTGAACGGCTACACAAAAAGCAGCTTCACCGATGTGAAGAACGATGCTTACTATATGAACTACATTGAGTGGGCAAGCAATAATAACATTATAAACGGGGTTGGAAATGGAAAGTTTGCCCCGGATCAGTCCATCACCCGTGAGCAGATGGCGGTCATTATGAGCAACTATGCCAAGACCATCGGTTATACTCTGCCGAAGGTTCATATCGAAAATATCTTTACAGATAACGCTAAAATCAGCACCTACGCCAAGGAAGACGTGAAGCAGATGCAAATGGCAGGCGTAATCAGCGGCAAAAACGGCAATCTCTTTGATCCGCAGGGTACAGCCACAAGAGCCGAGGTGTCTGCTGTACTGCGCCGCTTTGTGGAGCTGGTAATTTCCAGCTCCACGGCGCAGGGCTGGTCCATGAACGATTCCGGCAAATGGATGTACTTCAAGGATGGCAAGCCCCTCACCGGCAAGCAGGACATCGACGGAGCGACCTATACCTTTGACCAGTACGGCGTGACAGCGGATGTGCCGAAGAATTTGCGGTACACCACCTACACCGTGCAAAAGGGCGATAGCTTCTGGAGCATATCTCGCAAGCTGGGCTGCCCCATGAGTGAGCTGGAACGGCTGAACAACAAGAGCCGGTTTTCTCTCATCATTCCCGGCGATGTACTCAGAGTACCAGAGAAGTAA